One genomic region from Amaranthus tricolor cultivar Red isolate AtriRed21 chromosome 12, ASM2621246v1, whole genome shotgun sequence encodes:
- the LOC130797308 gene encoding hypothetical protein At1g04090, whose protein sequence is MFGCDCFHWNTRLDYHKHGEIPNPEPFSLPAALPEWPKGEGFATGRINLGELEVAQVTKFEKVWNCTPSRKNANGVTFYRPVEIPDGFFCLGYYCQPCDSPLRGFVLVAREVEESPDCPALMRPLNYSLVWSSECGFIWLPYAPTGYRAMGLLVTDTPVEPSIDDIRCVRSDLTENCEACCMMLDDDLSVWETRPCRRGMLGRGVCVGTFFSCTYGIDEDDVVTTACLKNRDRTLHAMPNLMQIHALIQHYGPTVYFHPHEIYMPSSVQWFFDNGALLYENGKIDAKRIDSKGSVLPKGGFNDGKYWIDLPKDNEKRDYVKRGNLESAELYVHVKPASGGTFTDIAMWIFCPFNGPATLKVGLANFTLNKVGEHVGDWEHFTLRVSNFTGELWSIYYSEHSGGKWVDASSLEYINANKAIVYSAKDGHASYAKAGNHLLGPFKSGVGVRNDVAKSKYFVDSSTNYKIVAAEYLGDSVEEPCWLQYMREWGPTLTYDGRSELEKIINHLPIFVRFSMENLLDLFPTELYGEAGPTGPKEKDNWFGDERW, encoded by the exons ATGTTTGGGTGTGATTGTTTTCACTGGAATACAAGATTAGATTATCATAAACATGGTGAAATTCCTAACCCTGAGCCCTTTTCTTTGCCTGCTGCTCTTCCAGAATGGCCTAAAG GTGAAGGTTTTGCCACAGGAAGAATAAACCTTGGAGAACTAGAAGTTGCCCAGGttacaaaatttgaaaaagtatGGAATTGCACCCCGTCTCGTAAAAATGCCAACGGTGTCACATTTTATCGACCTGTAGAAATCCCAGATGGATTTTTTTGTCTTGGGTATTATTGCCAACCTTGTGATAGCCCACTGCGGGGATTTGTCCTTGTTGCAAGAGAAGTAGAAGAATCACCAGATTGTCCTGCTCTAATGAGACCGCTTAACTATTCTTTGGTTTGGAGCTCAGAGTGTGGTTTTATCTGGTTGCCTTACGCTCCGACAGGCTACAGAGCCATGGGCCTTCTTGTCACTGATACACCCGTTGAGCCTTCAATTGATGATATTCGATGTGTTCGGTCAGATTTGACAGAAAATTGTGAAGCTTGCTGTATGATGCTTGATGACGATCTTTCAGTTTGGGAAACGAGGCCTTGCAGAAGGGGTATGCTTGGAAGAGGTGTTTGTGTCGGAACATTTTTTTCCTGTACATATGGAATAGATGAAGATGATGTTGTAACCACGGCATGCTTGAAGAATAGAGATCGTACACTCCACGCAATGCCTAATTTGATGCAGATACATGCCCTTATCCAGCACTATGGACCTACGGTGTACTTCCACCCTCATGAGATCTATATGCCTTCTTCAGTGCAATGGTTTTTCGACAACGGGGCACTCTTGTATGAGAATGGGAAAATTGATGCTAAGAGAATCGATTCAAAAGGGTCGGTGTTACCTAAGGGTGGTTTTAATGATGGAAAGTACTGGATAGATTTGCCCAAGGATAATGAAAAACGAGATTATGTCAAACGTGGGAATTTAGAGAGTGCAGAGCTGTATGTTCATGTAAAACCCGCATCTGGTGGTACTTTCACCGATATTGCAATGTGGATCTTTTGTCCCTTCAATGGGCCAGCAACCCTTAAAGTCGGATTGGCAAATTTCACGCTGAATAAGGTAGGAGAGCATGTCGGAGATTGGGAACATTTTACTCTTCGTGTGAGTAACTTCACGGGAGAGTTGTGGAGCATATACTACTCAGAACATAGCGGTGGTAAGTGGGTAGACGCAAGTAGTTTGGAATATATCAATGCGAACAAAGCAATCGTCTATTCAGCTAAGGATGGGCACGCTAGTTATGCAAAGGCCGGAAACCATCTATTAGGCCCATTTAAGTCGGGGGTTGGAGTAAGAAATGATGTTGCTAAAAGCAAGTATTTTGTAGACTCGAGTACCAATTACAAAATTGTTGCTGCCGAGTATCTTGGCGATTCGGTTGAAGAACCGTGTTGGCTCCAGTACATGAGAGAGTGGGGACCAACATTGACGTACGATGGGCGTTCTGAGTTAGAGAAGATCATTAATCATCTTCCAATATTCGTCCGTTTCTCAATGGAGAACTTGTTGGATCTGTTCCCGACTGAACTTTATGGCGAGGCAGGACCAACAGGACCCAAAGAGAAGGATAATTGGTTCGGAGACGAGAGATGGTAA